The Spirosoma radiotolerans genome has a window encoding:
- a CDS encoding DUF3592 domain-containing protein, whose amino-acid sequence MKFLIPLLIGGIFSSIFSILFLYSYYQLVRGANKITGTITSFDRSDFFILRQLWVPIVRFQTRDTSWIERQPDHSLYHELNYFSAHQEVTVYYKEDNPDKFVIESGLEVFINWMIIILTFGGIVWLFAQ is encoded by the coding sequence ATGAAATTTCTGATACCCTTGCTGATAGGCGGAATTTTTTCGTCTATTTTTTCTATTCTTTTCCTATACTCTTATTATCAATTAGTTAGAGGGGCTAATAAGATAACTGGAACAATTACTTCCTTTGACCGAAGTGATTTTTTTATACTTCGCCAGCTTTGGGTACCCATTGTTCGCTTTCAAACGCGCGATACTAGCTGGATTGAGCGTCAGCCTGACCATTCCTTATACCATGAACTGAATTACTTTAGCGCTCACCAAGAGGTGACAGTTTACTATAAGGAAGACAATCCGGATAAATTTGTTATTGAGAGTGGCCTGGAAGTATTTATTAACTGGATGATTATTATACTGACTTTTGGGGGCATAGTCTGGTTATTTGCCCAATAA
- a CDS encoding LytR/AlgR family response regulator transcription factor yields the protein MMESLTNYNCLIVDDEPPAREVLRRYINQVPMLTLIGECTSAIQALTALKQQPVDLLFLDIQMPQITGIELIGTLTQLPKIVLTTAFEQYAVQAFELGVTDYLVKPISFERFLKSVNKALPDHTLSPISQPLMPHHTETATDAFLYFRADRKMVKVFLSDILYVESLKDYVRIHTTKGAIITKYAITALEAMLPGTSFLRVHRSFLVSLNKIDSFTSEEIAIRDHLIPIGKLYRQQALNLLNHA from the coding sequence ATGATGGAGTCGCTGACTAACTATAATTGCCTGATCGTCGACGATGAGCCCCCCGCTCGGGAAGTACTGCGTCGGTATATCAATCAGGTGCCCATGCTTACCTTAATCGGCGAATGTACCAGCGCTATTCAGGCACTTACGGCCTTAAAACAGCAGCCGGTCGATCTGCTGTTTCTTGATATTCAAATGCCTCAAATAACGGGTATTGAGTTGATTGGAACGTTAACCCAACTGCCTAAAATTGTCCTGACAACGGCCTTTGAGCAATATGCTGTACAAGCCTTTGAACTAGGCGTTACCGATTACCTCGTTAAGCCTATAAGTTTCGAACGGTTTTTAAAGTCGGTCAATAAAGCATTACCCGACCACACGCTTTCACCAATAAGCCAACCGCTCATGCCGCACCATACCGAAACGGCTACAGATGCTTTTCTCTATTTCCGGGCGGACAGGAAAATGGTTAAGGTTTTTCTGAGTGATATTCTTTATGTAGAGAGCCTCAAAGATTATGTCAGGATTCACACAACAAAAGGTGCCATCATCACTAAATACGCCATCACGGCACTGGAAGCCATGCTGCCCGGAACCTCATTTCTGAGGGTGCACCGGTCCTTCCTCGTCTCACTTAACAAGATTGATTCGTTTACATCTGAGGAGATCGCTATTCGAGATCATTTGATACCAATTGGTAAATTATACAGGCAGCAGGCGTTAAACTTGTTGAACCATGCCTAG
- a CDS encoding sensor histidine kinase yields the protein MEQLPFIYSKTTGWRFVRHLTFWLLWFLFQLLLYSFSPSPALQRHSFLHRLFITLPETLIYLIPSLFLAYSLMYLVIPRQVIPGKYILATLCAVILVLLTAALSATLSMTIIDYFRHQVADKLAPVVAREPHPTFYVQFGVAMLAGLRGSITVGGVAAAIKLLKCFHEKQQAALLLEKEKANAELQMLKAQLHPHFLFNTLNTIYSFTQDVSEKASGMILGFSQLLRYILYDCNYPLVPLEKELNMIGDYLHLEKARYDQGLDMAVQLPKTTTHLIAPLMLLPFIENAFKHGASRMIESPWISLTVTLHDDKLAMKLINGKPAGYEHPLPGIGIANVRKRLELSYPNQHELAIHNEEEMYIVNLTLTLTHAYPEPVKSVYDGVAD from the coding sequence ATGGAGCAGCTACCTTTCATTTATTCAAAAACTACAGGCTGGCGTTTCGTGCGGCATCTGACTTTCTGGCTGCTTTGGTTTCTGTTCCAACTGCTCCTGTATTCCTTTTCGCCATCACCAGCCTTGCAACGGCACTCCTTTCTGCATCGACTGTTTATTACCTTACCGGAAACGCTGATTTACCTGATTCCAAGTTTATTTCTGGCTTATTCGCTCATGTATCTGGTTATACCCAGGCAAGTCATTCCCGGTAAGTACATCCTGGCTACCCTTTGTGCAGTTATATTGGTCTTACTAACAGCGGCTTTATCAGCTACGCTGTCGATGACTATTATTGATTACTTCCGCCATCAAGTTGCTGATAAGTTAGCACCCGTTGTGGCCAGGGAGCCGCACCCCACCTTCTATGTTCAGTTCGGCGTAGCTATGCTGGCCGGGTTACGAGGAAGCATTACCGTGGGCGGGGTAGCTGCGGCCATAAAATTGTTGAAATGCTTCCATGAAAAGCAACAGGCTGCTCTTCTGCTTGAAAAAGAAAAGGCAAATGCCGAGCTTCAGATGTTGAAAGCCCAGTTGCACCCGCACTTCTTATTCAATACGCTCAATACGATTTATTCATTTACACAAGATGTATCGGAGAAAGCATCCGGGATGATCTTGGGGTTTTCGCAATTGCTGCGTTATATCTTGTATGATTGCAATTATCCGTTGGTTCCCCTCGAAAAGGAACTGAACATGATCGGCGATTATCTACATTTGGAAAAGGCCAGGTACGATCAAGGGCTTGATATGGCGGTGCAGTTGCCTAAAACGACTACTCATCTCATTGCCCCACTCATGCTTTTACCCTTTATCGAAAACGCATTCAAGCATGGAGCCAGTCGTATGATAGAGAGCCCCTGGATCAGCTTAACCGTAACCCTACACGACGATAAACTGGCAATGAAACTAATTAATGGCAAGCCAGCTGGCTATGAGCATCCGTTACCAGGTATAGGCATAGCAAACGTTCGGAAGCGGCTGGAATTAAGTTATCCGAACCAACATGAACTAGCGATCCATAATGAGGAAGAGATGTATATTGTTAACTTGACGCTTACGTTAACACACGCCTATCCTGAGCCTGTCAAATCAGTATATGATGGAGTCGCTGACTAA
- a CDS encoding nuclear transport factor 2 family protein, giving the protein MKLVLTLLLISIATTSVFAQVDTSSYPNERQAIRELLRHQQPGTLIDCHDFIAVGPKGDISFSHQQWVEVQKKEKLVFKSVQPIAGNQFIRIYDGSMAVVNSLIDVKLVVDGQDVNIKVRRLEVYHKAAAGWCRVAGQGTQVDEKLFPVASK; this is encoded by the coding sequence ATGAAACTTGTTCTCACCCTGCTTTTAATAAGCATCGCAACCACCAGCGTGTTCGCACAGGTAGATACATCCAGCTATCCGAACGAACGACAGGCGATCCGAGAATTACTACGCCACCAGCAACCCGGCACCCTGATCGATTGCCATGATTTTATTGCGGTTGGCCCCAAAGGCGATATTTCCTTTTCACATCAACAATGGGTTGAGGTGCAGAAAAAAGAAAAGCTGGTTTTTAAATCGGTGCAACCCATTGCGGGCAATCAATTCATCCGAATTTATGATGGCTCTATGGCCGTGGTTAACTCGCTGATCGATGTAAAGCTGGTGGTTGACGGGCAAGATGTAAACATTAAAGTACGTCGTTTGGAAGTGTACCATAAAGCGGCCGCTGGCTGGTGCCGCGTAGCCGGTCAGGGAACGCAGGTGGATGAAAAACTATTTCCCGTTGCTAGTAAATAA